In Mixophyes fleayi isolate aMixFle1 chromosome 11, aMixFle1.hap1, whole genome shotgun sequence, one DNA window encodes the following:
- the LOC142106673 gene encoding olfactory receptor 5V1-like: MATNETYFDDFILLGFSEGQSIYSLLIVTIYTMIIIGNLTVFSIIQVDRHLQTPMYFFLSCLSILDLCYSTVTLPAMLVMAVTGNRRISFNRCFTQFYFFVLLGGTECLLLAAMAHDRYVAICNPMHYLLIMNKMFCLYFVAGCWICGILNAVFHTLMTLKLTFCGARHINHFFCDVLPMLQAACSEIDSSQVLLHTITVFIGVSPFLLVMNSYIHIISTILKIRSSAGRQKAFSTCSSHLIVVMIFYITGAFNYNGPISGDSFIIVRVSSILYSVVPPLFNPAIYCLRNKEVKTALNKALRLHIQPAIH, translated from the coding sequence ATGGCAACTAATGAGACTTATTTTGATGATTTTATCCTATTAGGATTTTCTGAGGGACAGAGTATATATTCACTTTTAATTGTAACGATCTACACAATGATTATTATTGGGAATCTTACTGTGTTTAGCATTATTCAGGTTGACCGCCATCTTCAGACACCAATGTACTTTTTCTTGAGTTGCCTATCCATATTAGACCTCTGTTACTCTACAGTCACTCTCCCGGCTATGCTGGTCATGGCTGTAACTGGCAATAGGAGGATATCCTTCAACAGGTGTTTTACACAGTTCTATTTCTTTGTGTTGCTTGGAGGTACAGAATGTCTTCTTCTGGCTGCTATGGCACATGATCGATACGTGGCCATATGTAACCCAATGCACTATCTACTCATTATGAATAAAATGTTCTGCTTGTATTTTGTTGCAGGATGCTGGATCTGTGGAATCTTGAACGCTGTGTTTCACACTTTGATGACTTTGAAATTGACCTTCTGTGGAGCTCGACATATCAACCATTTCTTTTGTGATGTTCTTCCAATGTTACAAGCAGCTTGTAGTGAGATAGACAGTAGCCAGGTGCTACTACATACTATCACAGTTTTTATAGGAGTGTCCCCTTTCCTGCTTGTGATGaattcatacatacatatcattTCCACTATACTGAAAATCCGCTCTTCTGCAGGAAGACAGAAAGCCTTCTCCACATGTTCCTCCCACCTCATTGTTGTGATGATCTTTTACATAACGGGTGCTTTCAACTACAATGGTCCTATTTCTGGAGATTCTTTTATCATTGTCCGAGTGTCATCTATTCTATACAGTGTTGTACCTCCATTGTTTAATCCTGCTATTTACTGTCTGCGAAACAAAGAGGTGAAGACAGCCTTGAATAAAGCACTTAGGTTACATATACAACCTGCTATTCATTAA
- the LOC142106674 gene encoding olfactory receptor 5V1-like, whose translation MATNETYFDDFILLGFYEVQSIYSLLIAMIYTMIITGNLTVFSIIRVDRHLQTPMYFFLSCLSILDVCYATVTLPAMLVMAVTGNRRISFNRCFTQLYFFVLFGGSECLLLAAMAYDRYVAICNPMHYLRIMNKIFCLYFIAGCLICAALNSVFHTLMTLKLTFCGARQINHFFCDVLPMLQAACSEIDISQVLLHTITVFLGVSPFLLVINSYIHIISTILKIRSSSGRQKVFSTCSSHLIVVTVFYMTAMLNYNGPISGDSFVIVRVSSILYSVVPPLFNPAIYCLRNKEVKTALTKALRLHIHLGIH comes from the coding sequence ATGGCAACTAATGAAACATATTTTGATGATTTTATCCTATTAGGATTTTATGAGGTACAAAGTATATATTCACTTTTGATTGCAATGATCTACACAATGATTATTACTGGGAATCTTACTGTGTTTAGCATTATTCGGGTTGACCGCCATCTTCAGACACCGATGTACTTTTTCTTGAGTTGCCTATCCATATTAGACGTCTGTTACGCTACAGTCACACTCCCGGCTATGCTGGTCATGGCTGTAACTGGCAATAGGAGAATATCCTTCAACAGGTGTTTTACACAGCTCTATTTCTTTGTGTTGTTCGGAGGATCAGAATGTCTTCTTCTGGCTGCCATGGCATATGACCGATACGTGGCCATATGTAACCCAATGCATTATCTACGCATAATGAATAAGATTTTCTGCTTGTATTTTATAGCAGGATGCTTGATCTGTGCAGCGTTGAACTCCGTGTTTCACACTTTGATGACTTTGAAATTGACCTTCTGTGGAGCTCGGCAAATCAACCATTTCTTCTGTGATGTTCTTCCAATGTTACAAGCAGCTTGTAGTGAGATAGACATCAGCCAGGTGCTACTACATACTATCACAGTTTTTCTAGGGGTGTCCCCTTTTCTACTTGTGATAaattcatacatacatatcattTCCACTATACTGAAAATTCGCTCTTCTTCAGGAAGACAGAAAGTCTTCTCCACCTGTTCATCCCACCTCATTGTTGTAACTGTGTTTTACATGACagctatgttgaactacaatgGTCCTATTTCTGGAGATTCTTTTGTCATTGTCCGAGTGTCATCTATTCTATATAGTGTTGTACCTCCATTGTTTAATCCTGCTATTTACTGTCTGCGAAACAAAGAGGTGAAGACAGCCTTGACTAAAGCACTTAGGTTGCATATACACCTTGGTATTCATTAG
- the LOC142106676 gene encoding olfactory receptor 5V1-like translates to METNETYFDDFILLGFSEGQSIYSLLIAMIYTMIIIGNLTVFSIIRVDRHLQTPMYFFLSCLSILDVCYSTVTLPAMLVMAVTGNRRISFNRCFTQFYFFVLLGGSECLLLAAMAYDRYVAICNPMHYLLIMNKMFCLYFVAGCWICGVLNSVFHTLMTLKLTFCGARHINHFFCDVLPMLQAACSETDSSQALLHVVTIFLGVSPFLLVMNSYIHIISTILKIRSSAGRQKAFSTCSSHLIVVMIFYITATLNYNSPISGDSFVIVRVSSILYSVVPPLFNPAIYCLRNKEVKTALNKALRLHIQPGIH, encoded by the coding sequence ATGGAAACTAATGAAACTTATTTTGATGATTTTATTCTATTAGGATTTTCTGAGGGACAGAGTATATATTCACTTTTAATTGCAATGATCTACACAATGATTATTATTGGGAATCTTACTGTGTTTAGCATTATTCGGGTTGACCGCCATCTTCAGACACCGATGTACTTTTTCTTGAGTTGCCTATCCATATTAGACGTCTGTTACTCTACAGTCACACTCCCGGCTATGCTGGTCATGGCTGTAACTGGCAATAGGAGGATATCCTTCAACAGGTGTTTTACACAGTTCTATTTCTTTGTGTTGCTCGGAGGTTCAGAATGTCTTCTTCTAGCTGCCATGGCATATGACCGATACGTGGCCATATGTAACCCAATGCATTATCTACTCATTATGAATAAGATGTTCTGCTTGTATTTTGTTGCAGGATGCTGGATCTGTGGAGTCTTGAACTCTGTGTTTCACACTTTGATGACTTTGAAATTGACCTTCTGTGGAGCTCGacatatcaaccatttcttctgtGATGTTCTTCCAATGTTACAAGCAGCTTGTAGTGAGACAGACAGCAGCCAGGCGTTACTGCATGTCGTTACAATTTTTCTAGGGGTGTCCCCATTTCTACTTGTGATGaattcatacatacatatcattTCCACTATATTGAAAATCCGCTCTTCTGCAGGAAGacagaaagccttctccacctgttcATCCCACCTCATTGTTGTGATGATCTTTTACATAACAGCTACGTTGAACTACAATAGTCCTATATCTGGAGATTCTTTCGTCATTGTCCGAGTGTCATCTATTCTATACAGTGTTGTACCTCCATTGTTTAATCCTGCTATTTACTGTCTGCGAAACAAAGAGGTGAAGACAGCCTTGAATAAAGCACTTAGGTTACATATACAACCTGGCATTCATTAA
- the LOC142106677 gene encoding olfactory receptor 5V1-like, with amino-acid sequence MATNKSYFDDFILLGFYEVQSIYSLLIAMIYTMIIVGNLTVFSIIRVDRHLQTPMYFFLSCLSILDVCYATVTLPAMLVITVSGNSRISFNRCFTQLYFFVLFGGSECLLLATMAYDRYVAICNPMHYLVIMNKMFCSYSVAGCLICGALNSVFHTLMTLKLTFCGDRQINHFFCDVLPMLQAACSEIDSSQVLLHTITVFLGVSPFLLVMNSYIHIISTILKIRSSSGRQKVFSTCSSHLIVVTVFYMTSMLNYNGPISGDSFVIVRVSSILYSVVPPLFNPAIYCLRNEDVKTALNKALRLHIHPAIH; translated from the coding sequence ATGGCAACTAACAAGTCTTATTTTGATGATTTTATTCTATTAGGATTTTATGAGGTACAAAGTATATATTCACTTTTAATTGCAATGATCTACACAATGATTATTGTTGGGAATCTTACTGTGTTTAGCATTATTCGGGTTGACCGCCATCTTCAGACACCAATGTACTTTTTCTTGAGTTGCCTATCCATATTAGACGTCTGTTACGCTACAGTCACACTCCCGGCTATGCTGGTCATTACTGTATCTGGCAATAGCAGGATATCCTTCAACAGGTGTTTTACACAGCTCTATTTCTTTGTGTTGTTCGGAGGATCAGAATGTCTTCTTCTGGCTACCATGGCATATGACCGATACGTGGCCATATGTAACCCAATGCACTATCTAGTCATTATGAATAAGATGTTTTGCTCATATTCTGTAGCAGGATGCTTAATCTGTGGAGCGTTGAACTCTGTGTTTCACACTTTGATGACTTTGAAATTGACCTTCTGTGGAGATCGGCAAATCAACCATTTCTTCTGTGATGTTCTTCCAATGTTACAAGCAGCTTGTAGTGAGATAGACAGTAGCCAGGTGCTACTACATACTATCACAGTTTTTCTAGGGGTGTCCCCTTTTTTACTTGTGATGaattcatacatacatatcattTCCACTATACTGAAAATTCGCTCTTCTTCAGGAAGACAGAAAGTCTTCTCCACATGTTCATCCCACCTCATTGTTGTAACTGTGTTTTACATGACatctatgttgaactacaatgGTCCTATTTCTGGAGATTCCTTTGTCATTGTCCGAGTGTCATCCATTCTATACAGTGTTGTACCTCCATTGTTTAATCCTGCTATTTACTGTCTGAGAAATGAAGATGTGAAGACAGCCTTGAATAAAGCACTTAGGTTACATATACACCCTGCTATTCATTAA